From a region of the Coprococcus comes ATCC 27758 genome:
- the yajC gene encoding preprotein translocase subunit YajC produces MNNPIVLILFYVVIIGGFWWLLMRPQKKEQKRVQLMLSELAVGDTVLTTSGFYGVVIDITDEDVIVEFGSNKNCRIPMQKSAIMQVEKPENN; encoded by the coding sequence ATGAATAATCCAATCGTACTTATTTTATTTTACGTTGTAATTATCGGAGGATTCTGGTGGTTACTGATGAGACCACAGAAAAAGGAACAGAAGAGAGTACAGCTGATGTTATCTGAACTGGCTGTAGGAGATACTGTTCTTACAACAAGCGGTTTTTACGGAGTTGTTATTGATATTACAGATGAAGACGTAATCGTTGAATTCGGAAGCAACAAGAACTGCCGTATCCCGATGCAGAAATCTGCGATCATGCAGGTTGAAAAGCCGGAGAACAACTAA
- the tgt gene encoding tRNA guanosine(34) transglycosylase Tgt, translated as MYELIKRDGRAKRGRFHTVHGVIETPVFMNVGTIAAIKGAVSTADLEEIGTQVELSNTYHLHVRPGDQVVKKLGGLHKFMAWDKPILTDSGGFQVFSLAGLRKIKEEGVYFNSHIDGRKIFMGPEESMQIQSNLASTIAMAFDECPSSVAERKYMQASVERTTRWLARCKEEMARLNSLDDTINKHQMLFGINQGGVYEDIRIEHAQQIAEMDLDGYAVGGLAVGETHEEMYRILDAVVPCLPVARPTYLMGVGTPANILEAVDRGVDFFDCVYPSRNGRHGHVYTKHGKLNLFNAKFELDERPIEEGCQCPACRRYSRAYIRHLLKAKEMLGMRLCVLHNLYYYNHLMEDIREAIEEGRYARFKKETLAKMEEKED; from the coding sequence ATGTATGAACTGATAAAAAGGGACGGTCGCGCCAAGCGCGGCCGCTTCCATACCGTACACGGAGTAATCGAGACTCCTGTATTTATGAATGTAGGAACAATTGCAGCGATCAAAGGGGCTGTTTCTACCGCAGATCTTGAAGAAATCGGAACACAGGTGGAACTGTCTAATACTTATCATTTGCATGTGCGTCCGGGGGATCAGGTAGTGAAAAAGCTTGGCGGGCTGCACAAATTTATGGCCTGGGACAAGCCGATCCTTACTGATTCCGGCGGATTTCAGGTGTTTTCTCTTGCCGGACTCAGAAAGATTAAGGAAGAGGGTGTATACTTCAATTCCCATATTGACGGAAGAAAGATTTTTATGGGACCGGAAGAAAGTATGCAGATTCAGTCGAATCTGGCGTCTACGATCGCAATGGCATTTGATGAATGTCCGTCCAGCGTAGCGGAAAGGAAATATATGCAGGCATCGGTAGAGCGTACAACGAGATGGCTCGCAAGATGTAAAGAAGAGATGGCAAGACTCAATTCTCTTGATGATACGATCAACAAACATCAGATGCTTTTCGGGATCAATCAGGGTGGTGTCTATGAAGATATCCGTATTGAGCATGCACAGCAGATCGCAGAGATGGATCTGGATGGATACGCAGTCGGCGGACTCGCAGTTGGTGAGACACATGAAGAGATGTACCGGATCCTGGATGCAGTAGTTCCGTGTCTTCCGGTTGCCAGACCGACCTATCTGATGGGAGTCGGAACGCCGGCAAATATTCTGGAAGCGGTAGACAGAGGTGTGGATTTCTTTGACTGCGTATATCCAAGCCGTAACGGAAGACATGGACATGTTTATACAAAACATGGTAAGCTGAATCTGTTCAATGCAAAATTTGAACTGGATGAACGCCCGATCGAAGAAGGCTGTCAGTGCCCGGCCTGCCGCCGTTATTCAAGAGCTTATATCCGTCATCTGCTGAAAGCAAAAGAGATGCTTGGAATGCGGCTTTGCGTTCTCCACAATTTATATTATTATAATCATCTTATGGAAGACATCAGAGAGGCGATCGAAGAGGGAAGATATGCCAGGTTTAAGAAAGAGACACTGGCAAAAATGGAAGAAAAAGAAGATTAG
- a CDS encoding L,D-transpeptidase family protein — MSEKSMNEKNERNLDSTVDEIMEEIREQNVSEVKDINEKEQKSEERPRKKKVTKTKRPSGHHVSGDGVDYKAASDEDRPVKKKAPRRKKKVVREETGLLDLDGAEEWRDEEETAVPPVIKSADILSSEDAEAFNPDEEEIFDDSFFDEEEEKPHRRTKRKKKQGSKKSGKVVKIVVGAVVGVAAVVYLGFSVYFMNHFYFNTKINGVNFSGKSVSAVESYMKSQVDGYVLTMKESDGTEEKIAGTDISLAYKAGDELQKLVKEQNAFLWPVCLGKTQTITASVGVTYDENQLDTLINGLECMQADQQVEPVNAHPEYDGNSYVVKAGETGSKIDTENFKKVVKESIEGFKSEIDMTAEDCYVEPKYTIESEEVKKACDDMNKYLKASITYTFGSNTEVVDKDLISQWVTVDDNMAVTFNSDAVVKYVQQLESKYDTYQTKRTFTTGGGNSATVEGGDYGWIIDEAAEIAALEANIRNGETVTREANYSQTAASHDGADWGNTYVEVDLTNQYLYLFVNGAIVTQGPIVTGKPSRGDATPQGVYILKYKEKDTTLRGPKKEDGSYEWESPVTYWMPFNGGIGLHDAPWQTNFGGDWYLEHGSRGCVNLQYDVAETVFNNVDSGTPVVCHY; from the coding sequence ATGAGTGAAAAAAGTATGAATGAAAAAAACGAAAGAAATCTTGACAGCACAGTAGATGAAATCATGGAAGAGATCAGAGAGCAGAATGTAAGTGAGGTGAAGGACATCAATGAAAAAGAACAGAAAAGCGAAGAAAGACCGCGGAAAAAGAAAGTCACTAAAACAAAACGTCCTTCAGGCCATCACGTATCTGGCGATGGTGTGGATTATAAAGCAGCCTCAGACGAAGATCGACCGGTTAAGAAAAAGGCTCCGCGCCGGAAAAAGAAAGTAGTTCGTGAAGAGACCGGGCTTCTGGATCTGGATGGAGCAGAAGAATGGCGGGATGAAGAAGAGACAGCAGTACCACCGGTTATTAAAAGTGCAGATATTTTAAGCAGTGAAGATGCAGAAGCATTCAATCCGGATGAGGAAGAAATTTTTGATGATTCTTTCTTTGATGAAGAAGAGGAAAAGCCGCATAGAAGAACTAAACGGAAGAAAAAGCAAGGCTCAAAAAAGTCCGGTAAAGTGGTTAAAATTGTAGTTGGTGCTGTGGTTGGAGTGGCAGCGGTTGTTTACCTTGGATTTTCCGTATATTTCATGAATCATTTTTATTTTAATACGAAGATCAACGGTGTGAACTTCTCCGGAAAATCAGTTTCGGCAGTAGAGTCATACATGAAGAGTCAGGTAGATGGATATGTTCTCACGATGAAGGAATCAGACGGAACAGAAGAGAAGATTGCCGGAACAGATATTTCTCTTGCGTACAAAGCAGGAGATGAACTGCAGAAGCTCGTAAAAGAGCAGAATGCATTTCTGTGGCCGGTCTGCCTTGGAAAGACACAGACAATTACGGCATCAGTCGGTGTTACATATGACGAAAACCAGCTGGATACCCTGATTAACGGTCTCGAGTGTATGCAGGCAGATCAGCAGGTTGAACCGGTAAATGCACATCCGGAGTATGACGGCAATTCGTATGTAGTCAAAGCCGGGGAGACCGGAAGTAAGATTGATACCGAGAATTTCAAAAAGGTAGTGAAAGAATCAATCGAAGGTTTCAAAAGCGAGATTGACATGACCGCTGAAGACTGCTATGTAGAACCAAAATACACAATCGAGTCAGAAGAAGTGAAGAAAGCATGTGACGATATGAATAAGTATCTGAAGGCAAGTATCACTTATACCTTTGGTTCGAATACAGAAGTTGTAGATAAAGATCTGATTTCCCAGTGGGTAACGGTAGATGATAACATGGCAGTTACCTTTAACAGTGATGCAGTTGTAAAATATGTACAGCAGCTGGAGAGTAAGTATGACACTTACCAGACAAAGAGAACATTTACAACCGGAGGTGGCAACAGTGCAACGGTTGAAGGTGGAGACTATGGATGGATCATTGATGAAGCTGCCGAGATTGCAGCCCTTGAAGCGAATATCCGCAATGGAGAGACTGTAACGAGAGAGGCGAATTATTCACAGACTGCAGCAAGTCATGACGGAGCAGACTGGGGGAATACTTATGTTGAAGTCGATCTGACAAACCAGTATCTGTATCTTTTTGTAAATGGTGCAATTGTGACACAGGGACCGATCGTTACCGGTAAGCCAAGCAGAGGAGATGCTACACCGCAGGGAGTATATATTCTGAAATACAAAGAAAAAGATACAACCCTTCGTGGACCAAAGAAGGAAGATGGAAGTTACGAATGGGAATCACCGGTTACTTACTGGATGCCGTTTAACGGTGGAATCGGACTGCATGATGCACCGTGGCAGACGAACTTTGGCGGGGACTGGTATCTGGAACATGGGTCACGCGGATGTGTCAACCTACAGTATGATGTTGCAGAGACGGTGTTCAACAATGTAGATTCCGGAACACCGGTTGTATGTCATTACTAA